One window of Marinomonas primoryensis genomic DNA carries:
- a CDS encoding iron ABC transporter permease, protein MLSLLGSIAYGQYVISNKSVWTAFWAFDPQSIDHIIIRTTRLSRALVACLVGAALAVSGVLMQALTRNPLASPSIFGVNAGAVFSIVLFSTLFSVTSLNTFLWLAFLGASVAGALVYGLGSSGKDGLSPVRIVLSGAAISALFMAFTQGILVMGQEGLDGVLFWVAGSVSGRDLALVVPLVPYFVVGITFAMLAAPHINILLSGDDIAKGLGQNTLLIKVVLSILVIGLAGGAVALGGNIGFIGLMVPHMVRSLIGYDHKWLIPLSALWGATLLLCADLISRFIIMPEEVPIGVTTAILGAPFFIYLARKGGKRE, encoded by the coding sequence ATGCTCTCTTTATTAGGGAGTATTGCTTACGGGCAATATGTCATTTCAAATAAATCGGTCTGGACTGCATTTTGGGCGTTTGATCCTCAATCAATTGACCACATTATTATTCGCACTACGCGTTTATCTCGTGCTCTTGTTGCTTGCTTAGTGGGGGCGGCTTTAGCTGTTTCAGGTGTTTTGATGCAAGCATTAACGCGTAATCCGCTAGCCTCTCCGTCTATTTTTGGCGTCAACGCGGGGGCGGTATTTTCCATTGTTTTGTTTTCGACTCTCTTTTCAGTTACTTCCCTGAATACTTTTTTGTGGCTGGCTTTTTTGGGGGCGAGTGTGGCTGGTGCCTTGGTTTATGGACTGGGTAGTTCAGGGAAAGACGGCTTATCCCCTGTTCGCATTGTGTTGTCCGGAGCGGCGATCTCGGCACTGTTTATGGCTTTTACCCAAGGCATACTGGTCATGGGGCAAGAAGGGTTAGACGGTGTTTTGTTTTGGGTTGCCGGCTCTGTCTCTGGGCGTGATTTGGCATTGGTGGTTCCACTTGTTCCGTATTTTGTGGTGGGTATTACATTTGCAATGCTGGCCGCACCACACATAAATATTCTGTTATCGGGAGATGATATTGCCAAAGGTTTAGGCCAAAACACGTTATTGATTAAAGTGGTGCTGAGTATTCTGGTTATTGGCTTGGCTGGGGGAGCGGTAGCGTTGGGCGGGAATATTGGCTTTATCGGTTTGATGGTGCCTCACATGGTGAGGTCTTTGATTGGTTATGATCATAAGTGGCTTATTCCGTTGAGTGCGTTGTGGGGAGCGACTCTATTGCTGTGTGCTGACTTGATTAGTCGTTTTATTATTATGCCAGAAGAGGTGCCTATTGGTGTGACGACGGCAATTTTGGGCGCGCCTTTCTTTATTTATTTGGCTCGAAAAGGGGGTAAGCGTGAATAA
- a CDS encoding ABC transporter substrate-binding protein, with protein sequence MSMSIGRLKWLPIVLLALMLLFLLIQAAVASEPTVDQGRDKSRYPIRVVTLFQSATDSVVALGITPVGVVDSWAQQPTYEYLRDALKGVAHVGLETQPNLEAIVALKPDLIIATKSRHKKIYRQLSQIAPTVMAENVYDFKSILDLTAEALNKKEKGKQIWDDFQQRITNFRNGIKKREANWPLTAAILNIRTDHLRLYLNQSFPGVVLKEIGFKFPLPNEGGWGIKLKTKEALPSVNADVFFIILHSNDPAVRQNYRAWRSHPLWKMLDAPKHKQVYEVDNVAWLLSGGILGAENILDQLYQIYQLSPVDH encoded by the coding sequence ATGAGTATGTCGATCGGTCGATTAAAATGGTTACCTATCGTTTTGTTAGCTTTGATGCTGCTTTTTTTGTTGATTCAAGCCGCCGTTGCTAGCGAACCAACGGTAGATCAGGGTCGGGATAAGAGTAGGTATCCAATACGTGTTGTGACTTTATTTCAAAGTGCGACAGATTCGGTGGTGGCGTTAGGGATTACACCTGTTGGTGTGGTGGATTCTTGGGCACAGCAGCCAACTTATGAATATTTACGAGATGCTCTAAAGGGGGTTGCTCATGTTGGGTTGGAAACGCAGCCTAATCTAGAAGCTATTGTGGCGTTAAAGCCGGATTTGATTATTGCAACCAAATCACGGCATAAAAAAATCTATCGCCAATTATCACAGATTGCGCCTACTGTGATGGCAGAGAATGTGTATGACTTTAAAAGCATTTTGGATCTAACGGCAGAAGCATTAAACAAGAAAGAGAAAGGGAAACAGATTTGGGATGACTTTCAGCAGCGCATTACAAATTTTCGTAACGGAATCAAAAAGCGAGAAGCGAACTGGCCCTTGACGGCGGCAATTTTAAATATTCGTACGGATCATTTACGTCTGTATTTGAATCAAAGTTTTCCTGGTGTGGTGTTGAAAGAAATAGGCTTTAAGTTTCCGCTGCCCAATGAAGGAGGTTGGGGGATCAAACTTAAAACAAAAGAAGCGTTGCCTAGTGTGAATGCAGATGTCTTCTTTATTATTTTGCATTCCAATGATCCTGCTGTCAGACAAAATTATCGTGCTTGGCGATCTCATCCATTGTGGAAAATGCTTGATGCACCGAAGCACAAGCAAGTGTATGAAGTGGATAATGTGGCTTGGTTATTGTCTGGCGGAATTCTAGGGGCTGAGAATATTCTGGATCAGTTGTACCAAATTTATCAACTATCTCCAGTAGATCACTAG
- a CDS encoding IS30 family transposase: MNYQQLTEGKRYQISALLGQEISVANIARTLNCHRATIYRELKRNKKVTEYCPDKAQRACLIRRKTSAKYRISSKTIDFIRILIEIDWSPEQISNALKNCGVPVSHEWIYQYIHDDKRNKGMLYRHLRQRKKRYRKGQRTKAEVIKNKASIDELPAIVETKKRFGDWEIDTVLGKHGTGSIVTLLERKTRFYLIKKVDSKSAKDVTQATIELLMPFKDHVHTITADNGREFAYHTEIAEALYTQVYFAHPYSSWERGANENSNGLLRQYVPKGTDLRDVTEERIHFAMRRINYRPKKCLGFKQPAMVFKEMCLVA, encoded by the coding sequence ATGAATTATCAGCAGTTGACCGAAGGCAAAAGATACCAGATTTCCGCTCTTTTAGGACAAGAAATATCAGTGGCAAATATTGCACGAACACTGAATTGTCATAGAGCGACGATTTATCGTGAGCTAAAGCGGAATAAAAAAGTAACAGAATATTGCCCTGACAAAGCTCAAAGAGCTTGTTTAATACGGCGAAAAACATCAGCTAAATATCGCATATCATCAAAGACGATTGATTTCATTCGTATTTTAATTGAAATCGACTGGAGTCCTGAGCAAATCTCTAACGCACTCAAAAACTGTGGCGTTCCTGTTAGTCATGAATGGATTTATCAATATATCCATGATGACAAAAGAAACAAAGGGATGCTTTATCGCCATTTGAGACAACGAAAAAAACGCTACAGGAAAGGCCAGCGAACGAAAGCAGAAGTGATTAAAAACAAAGCCTCTATTGATGAGCTCCCAGCCATTGTAGAGACAAAAAAGCGTTTTGGTGATTGGGAAATAGACACTGTTTTAGGCAAACATGGAACAGGTTCTATCGTCACCTTGTTAGAAAGAAAGACGCGCTTTTACCTCATAAAGAAAGTGGATTCGAAATCAGCTAAAGATGTGACTCAAGCGACTATAGAGTTATTGATGCCTTTTAAAGATCATGTACACACGATCACAGCCGATAATGGCCGAGAGTTTGCCTATCATACTGAGATAGCTGAAGCATTATATACGCAAGTATATTTTGCTCATCCATATAGCTCTTGGGAGCGTGGCGCTAATGAAAATAGCAACGGCCTTCTAAGGCAGTATGTACCCAAAGGCACTGATTTAAGAGATGTTACAGAAGAGAGAATACACTTCGCGATGAGACGAATAAACTATCGTCCAAAAAAGTGTCTAGGGTTCAAGCAACCAGCGATGGTTTTTAAAGAAATGTGCTTAGTTGCTTGA
- a CDS encoding alpha/beta hydrolase, which yields MEQLDAQVSNFIELTMSYYTTRSMANIHLTRQCYRDMSLALSTPVPDSIVIKNDRIIGQDDNSIPIRHYLPKHLSIHENLQVVYFHGGGFIVGDLDTHDDVCAGIADTCGINLVSVDYRLAPEHQYPCDIKDCLSLVDGLLAQGKFIILVGDSAGANLAACVANARSNYTETQLLGQILIYPVLAHNELTQSMNEHANAPLLTKEHMTFYHASRVGGDTLNIPEKDPLYCPLQASSFNALPESYLFPAQIDPLYDDCKLYAQALKNAGVKVENYSEIGIGLVHGYLRARHISDKAAFNFKKICETVSTIGREHAIKSSCAP from the coding sequence ATGGAACAATTAGACGCTCAAGTGAGCAATTTTATTGAGTTGACAATGAGTTATTATACAACTCGCTCAATGGCTAATATTCACCTGACGCGGCAATGCTATCGTGATATGAGCTTAGCCTTATCGACACCTGTACCTGATTCCATAGTGATTAAAAATGATAGAATAATAGGTCAAGATGATAATTCTATCCCTATACGGCACTATCTACCTAAACACCTATCTATCCATGAAAATCTGCAAGTAGTTTACTTTCATGGTGGTGGTTTTATAGTTGGTGACTTAGATACCCATGATGATGTGTGCGCAGGAATAGCTGATACTTGTGGAATCAACTTAGTATCAGTAGATTACCGTCTGGCGCCAGAACACCAGTACCCTTGTGATATTAAAGATTGTTTATCTTTAGTAGACGGTTTATTAGCCCAAGGTAAATTCATTATTTTAGTTGGTGATAGTGCTGGTGCTAATTTAGCGGCATGTGTAGCAAACGCTCGTTCAAATTATACAGAGACACAGCTACTAGGGCAGATTCTAATTTATCCAGTTTTAGCTCATAACGAATTAACACAATCAATGAATGAACATGCCAATGCACCTTTATTAACCAAAGAACATATGACATTTTATCATGCCAGCAGAGTAGGTGGTGATACCTTAAACATTCCTGAAAAAGACCCTTTATACTGCCCATTACAAGCGTCATCATTTAATGCATTACCAGAAAGTTATTTATTTCCAGCACAAATAGATCCTTTATATGATGATTGTAAGTTATATGCTCAGGCATTAAAAAATGCAGGTGTCAAAGTTGAGAATTACTCTGAAATAGGTATTGGTCTGGTACATGGTTATTTGAGAGCTCGTCATATTAGCGATAAAGCAGCATTCAATTTTAAAAAAATATGCGAAACTGTATCAACCATTGGTAGGGAACATGCGATCAAGTCGAGCTGCGCGCCTTAA
- the can gene encoding carbonate dehydratase, translating to MSPCINDIFNNNFLWSENKIKEDPTFFTSLSKQQSPEYLWIGCSDSRVPANEIMSLAPGEVFVHRNVANILYHTDMNLLSVLQYGVDVLKVKHIMVVGHYGCGGIEAAINQTENGIVDYWLQSVRDLYMRYENTIQHFNNKEKIDYICELNVKMQVHNLCKTKIIRTAWERNQNLSVHGWIYGLNDGKIKDLNFTVSNINQINNLQTI from the coding sequence ATGTCACCTTGTATTAATGATATATTCAATAATAATTTTCTTTGGTCTGAAAATAAAATTAAAGAAGATCCTACTTTTTTCACTAGCTTATCAAAGCAACAAAGTCCTGAATATCTTTGGATTGGTTGTTCTGATAGTCGTGTTCCAGCAAATGAAATTATGTCCTTAGCTCCTGGAGAAGTTTTTGTACATAGAAATGTTGCTAATATTTTGTACCATACAGATATGAATTTACTTTCAGTGCTTCAATATGGAGTAGATGTATTAAAAGTAAAACATATAATGGTAGTTGGTCATTATGGATGTGGTGGCATTGAAGCTGCGATTAATCAAACGGAAAATGGTATTGTTGACTATTGGTTGCAATCTGTACGTGATTTATATATGCGTTATGAAAATACGATTCAACATTTTAATAATAAGGAAAAAATTGATTATATTTGTGAGCTTAATGTAAAAATGCAAGTTCATAATTTATGTAAAACGAAAATTATTCGTACTGCTTGGGAACGTAATCAGAACCTATCTGTTCATGGGTGGATCTATGGTTTAAATGATGGGAAAATTAAAGATCTTAATTTTACTGTTTCAAATATAAATCAAATTAATAACCTACAAACTATTTGA